Proteins encoded by one window of Clostridium perfringens:
- a CDS encoding endonuclease/exonuclease/phosphatase family protein — protein MRNLKVMTFNLKYDFKAQDNNEWSQRCLRITKLIKDHLPDIIGTQEGLIHMLDDMDDLLDEYSWVGEDREGNGKDEFNAIFFLKNKFEVLEWNQFWLSKTPNIKGSKDFNSSLPRICTKLKLKDKISGLKIDIYNTHLDHESELAREEGIKIILKEVKKIYKIYKTPYIIMGDFNCYLEDNLFNIIREEETNNTCFNVCYDNIKNNILGTFHYFKGGYDGRIIDYILYSKEYEIKSLNIDDRKINGGYPSDHYPVICELELKYQYIGSMLSY, from the coding sequence ATGAGAAATTTAAAGGTTATGACATTTAATTTAAAATATGATTTTAAAGCACAAGACAATAATGAATGGAGTCAAAGATGTTTAAGAATTACAAAGCTAATAAAAGACCATTTGCCAGATATAATAGGTACTCAAGAGGGACTTATTCATATGTTAGATGATATGGATGATTTATTAGATGAGTATTCATGGGTTGGAGAAGATCGAGAAGGAAATGGAAAAGATGAATTTAATGCAATTTTCTTTTTAAAAAATAAGTTTGAAGTACTAGAGTGGAATCAGTTTTGGTTATCTAAAACTCCTAATATTAAGGGAAGTAAAGATTTTAATAGTAGTCTTCCTAGAATATGTACTAAGCTTAAGTTAAAGGATAAAATAAGCGGATTAAAGATAGATATATATAACACTCATTTAGATCATGAAAGTGAACTTGCAAGGGAAGAAGGCATAAAAATAATATTAAAAGAAGTGAAGAAAATTTATAAAATTTATAAAACTCCATATATAATAATGGGTGATTTCAATTGTTATTTAGAGGATAATCTTTTTAATATAATCAGGGAAGAAGAAACAAACAATACATGCTTTAATGTATGTTATGATAATATAAAAAATAACATACTTGGAACTTTTCATTATTTTAAAGGGGGATATGATGGGAGAATAATAGATTATATACTATACTCAAAGGAATATGAAATAAAAAGTTTAAATATTGATGATAGAAAAATAAATGGGGGATATCCTTCGGATCATTACCCAGTAATATGTGAATTAGAATTAAAATATCAGTATATTGGTAGTATGTTGTCTTATTAA
- the hisJ gene encoding histidinol-phosphatase HisJ yields MILNTKRDGHVHSTYCPHGSNDSLDMYIDTALRNGITEITFTEHMPLPMEDPSPRKNSALPMERLEEYIKGITELKEKVKDKIKVNVGLEVDYVEGYEEETKAILNKYGKYLDDAILSVHIVKFQGEYYQIGNGSDMIGELVEKIGGMDKLYDLYYETMLKSIKCDLGAFKPKRIGHPTLVRKYKADFPNEKYNIKLLESILKEMKKGNYEIDLNTSGLRRAKCGEVHPQGIFLDLCLKYNIPMVLGSDSHSSKYVGVEFEKVANMIFPDSEAI; encoded by the coding sequence ATGATTTTAAACACAAAAAGAGATGGACATGTTCATAGTACTTATTGCCCACATGGTAGCAATGATAGTCTAGATATGTACATTGATACTGCATTAAGAAATGGGATTACAGAAATAACTTTTACAGAACATATGCCACTACCTATGGAAGACCCTTCACCAAGAAAAAACAGTGCTTTACCTATGGAAAGATTAGAGGAGTACATAAAAGGAATAACTGAGCTAAAAGAAAAGGTTAAGGATAAAATTAAAGTTAATGTAGGCTTAGAGGTTGATTATGTGGAAGGGTATGAAGAAGAGACTAAAGCTATATTAAATAAGTATGGAAAATATTTAGATGATGCAATTCTTTCAGTTCATATAGTAAAGTTTCAAGGAGAGTATTATCAAATAGGTAATGGATCAGATATGATTGGTGAATTAGTAGAGAAAATTGGCGGAATGGACAAGCTTTATGATCTATACTATGAAACTATGTTAAAGTCAATTAAATGCGATCTAGGAGCCTTTAAACCTAAAAGAATAGGACATCCAACTTTAGTTAGGAAGTATAAAGCAGATTTTCCTAATGAAAAATATAATATTAAGCTTTTAGAGAGTATTCTAAAAGAAATGAAAAAAGGAAATTATGAAATTGATTTAAATACTTCAGGCCTTAGAAGAGCGAAATGTGGAGAGGTTCATCCTCAAGGAATATTTTTAGATTTATGCTTAAAGTATAATATACCTATGGTATTAGGATCTGATTCTCATAGTTCAAAATATGTTGGAGTAGAGTTTGAGAAGGTTGCAAATATGATTTTCCCAGATTCAGAAGCAATATAA
- a CDS encoding DUF1292 domain-containing protein, translating to MNDNQVVSFRDENGKKIEYLVLEQKLICGAEYVAMAPKNDKTHVELFKINFDKDWNETLDSVESEKEINMFKQVSNLKF from the coding sequence ATGAATGATAATCAAGTAGTATCTTTTAGAGATGAAAATGGAAAAAAGATTGAATATCTGGTTTTAGAACAAAAATTAATTTGTGGTGCAGAATATGTAGCAATGGCACCTAAAAATGATAAGACTCATGTGGAACTATTTAAGATTAATTTTGATAAAGATTGGAATGAAACTTTAGATTCTGTAGAATCTGAAAAGGAAATAAATATGTTTAAGCAAGTGTCTAATTTGAAATTTTAA
- a CDS encoding tetratricopeptide repeat protein — MSKYDKKLKKALAQYENGNYEEALDICEKVLDKDYNNEEALTLESRALEKLNRISDAIVSWKINAEYNNNEEARTKLDKFNNLDEKKLAMSTIFSETMKDEIKARLQEEAQKEYAKQLEKRDSEIKPLPKDTEKEKENKKVEQAPVIKINKEKPREDVKIDDIKPLDHKAKETSKTESNHLDNVTKVDFHKKDEIKKSKDKPKDDNEPKVISTPNFKNEKSNAKKSNKKKPVKYIAVAVSGAIVLLLAYGVTKNLKTTDASKNQITASEEANNNANKTENSTDNKTNEDSKKETETKTITADELNKAISNNDINSLYTLLTSTPKDKVPQDALDAYNKAENLMKTDGVKDLYLKGSDLFKEKKYEDALKDFEKAYAFSSDSYLRPHLIYFMGTSYENLDKNTEAIKYFQEYLKDYKAKPDAEDFMYTPQCLYNLAILYNKEGNSAESKKYAQEIENDYPNTMFYNDVTKKIIYGN, encoded by the coding sequence ATGAGTAAATATGATAAAAAACTTAAAAAAGCGTTAGCTCAATATGAAAATGGGAATTATGAAGAAGCATTAGATATATGTGAAAAAGTTCTTGATAAGGACTACAATAATGAGGAAGCTCTTACACTAGAAAGTAGAGCACTTGAAAAGCTTAACAGAATAAGCGATGCTATTGTTTCTTGGAAAATAAATGCTGAGTATAATAACAATGAGGAAGCTAGAACAAAACTTGATAAATTTAATAATTTAGATGAAAAAAAACTAGCAATGAGTACTATATTCAGTGAAACTATGAAGGATGAAATTAAGGCTAGACTTCAAGAAGAAGCTCAAAAAGAATATGCTAAGCAATTAGAAAAGAGAGATTCTGAAATTAAGCCATTACCTAAAGACACTGAAAAAGAGAAAGAAAACAAAAAGGTTGAACAAGCTCCAGTTATTAAGATAAATAAAGAAAAACCTAGAGAAGATGTTAAGATTGATGATATAAAACCATTAGATCATAAAGCTAAAGAAACTTCAAAGACTGAAAGTAATCATCTTGATAATGTGACAAAGGTAGATTTCCATAAAAAAGATGAAATTAAAAAATCTAAAGATAAACCTAAGGATGATAATGAACCTAAAGTTATTAGTACTCCTAATTTTAAAAACGAGAAATCTAACGCTAAAAAATCTAACAAAAAGAAACCAGTTAAGTATATAGCTGTAGCTGTTTCAGGTGCTATAGTTTTATTACTTGCTTATGGAGTAACAAAAAATTTAAAAACTACAGATGCTAGTAAAAATCAAATAACAGCAAGTGAAGAAGCTAATAATAATGCTAACAAGACTGAAAATTCAACTGACAATAAGACAAATGAAGATTCAAAAAAAGAAACAGAAACTAAGACTATTACTGCTGATGAATTAAATAAAGCTATTAGTAATAATGATATAAATTCTCTTTATACACTATTAACTTCTACTCCTAAGGATAAAGTACCTCAAGATGCCTTAGATGCTTATAATAAAGCAGAAAATTTAATGAAAACTGATGGGGTTAAGGATTTATACTTAAAAGGATCAGATTTATTTAAAGAGAAAAAATATGAAGATGCCCTTAAGGACTTTGAAAAAGCATATGCCTTTTCATCTGATTCTTACTTGAGACCTCACTTAATTTATTTCATGGGAACTTCTTATGAAAACTTAGATAAAAATACAGAGGCAATCAAGTATTTCCAAGAATATTTAAAGGATTATAAGGCAAAGCCAGATGCTGAAGATTTTATGTACACACCTCAATGTTTATATAACTTAGCTATTTTATATAATAAAGAAGGTAACAGTGCTGAATCTAAAAAATACGCGCAAGAAATTGAAAATGATTATCCAAACACAATGTTCTACAATGATGTTACTAAAAAAATTATATACGGTAATTAA